The window TTCCTTGCTGATAACGCTCGTAGCGACCGCGCTCAACGCCCCGGCTATAGCCGTCGGTATAGCCACTGTCGTACGGATCGCGCGGCGCCGGAGGCGGTGGGGGCGGGTAAGCCGGTTCTACCACCACGGGCGGCGGCGGTGGGAACAACACCCGATCCAGAATAATGCCGGTCGCCAAGCCCCCAAGGACTCCGGCCGCAATCGCCGCTCCGTTATAGCCGCCCCTTCGCCCCCCATAATGCCAGGCGAAACTCGGAGCCGGCGCCAGGAGCACCGCTGCAAGAATTGTCGCCAAAATCACAGCTGAAAGCTTTTTCATATCAAAGACTCCTTTCGGTGCTTGCTCAGTAGCCGTATCGGTAGCGATAACCATAGCCATAGTAGCCGTAATAAGGTCGGTACGAGTAATATCCATACGGGTAGGCCCGATAATAGGGATACCCATAGTATGGGCCGGGACCATCGTAAACCACACAACCCGCGAGCGGGGCCATCAGCGCCGCCAGCACCAAGCCTAGCAGGATCTTTTTCATTTTAAAGACCTCCTAGTATCCGTAGTATCCGTACCGGTAGCCATACGGTCTATGGTAGTAGCCATAAGGGTAAGGGTAATAGGGCCGGTAATAGCGGTAAGGCCGGTAGTAAATGAATGGGTAAGGATAGGGGGCGCTGTAATAATAGTCGTAATGACGATGTCTCCAGTGATACGCGTGGCCTACCGATGGGGTCGAGAGAGCCAAAATGAACAAAGCGAACAAGCCAAGCAATAAACCCTTTATCATCGCATGTTCTCCTTTCTGACCGTTAGACGCTGTTCTCGGGGAAAAAGTTTACAGCCTCCGGTTCTAATACCTATCCCGATTGTCCCGGGGCCGCTGTCTTTTATCCTTTTCTCTCAAACGCTCGCGCAGAGTGCGCTTGTCTTCGGGTAAAAATTGGCGCCGTTCCTGAAACTTATTGCGCCATTGCTGGCGCTCGTCCGGGGGCAGCTCACGAAACTCTTCGAAGCGCCGTTTGAGCGTCTCCCGCCGATCTTGTGGCAGACTACGCCAATAATCCCATTCTTTGCGCAAGCGCTCCTGCTTTTCGGGCGAAAGATTGCGCCAGCGTTGTAGATTACGCTCGAGCTCGGCCTTCTCGCTAGGGCTCATGCGGCCCAACGGCCGCTCCTGTGCCCAACTACCCATAGGCATGAGCAAGCCGAGCAGCAAGCTATAAAGAACGAGGAGTCGTTTCACCGCTTTGCGTCTCTTGTCCTTCGACGGCTTCGAGGAGCGCCATCGAATCGAGGAAGTCCATCGAGTTCAAAAAATCCACATTTTCCGCCATCTCAGCCAGCTCCGGTTCCTTCGCATTTTGACCCGTTGGCAGCCATCCCTTGGTAAAAGTCAGGGCGAGCACCAGGATCAGAGCTGTCGCCATGGCCGGCACCGGCCAGGGGCGGAAGAGGAATGAAAGCGCCTGTCGCCACCCGGCTTTTTCATCTTCCGCCGCGAGCTTTGCCCGCATCTCTCTACTGTAGCTCTGCCAGAAGGCCGGCGCAGGCTCGTCTGCCTCGACAGTCGCAGGCAGAAAGCTTCTCAACCCTTCTAAGAAGGTTCGGCATCGGGCGCAGCTTTCGAGATGCAATTCCACTCGTTGCCGCTCGGCTCCGGCGCAGTCTTGGTAATAATAGAGCACCAGGTCCGGCTCGAAATCTTTACATGCCCCCGGCGGTAATTCTTTTCTCTCAGCCATATCGCTTCTCCTAACCAATATTATATTACGCGAGCTCAGTTAATCTCTCTCTCAACGACATCACCGCGCGATGGAGATGAGCTTTGATGGTCCCTTCGGCCGACTTCATAATGGCGGCGATCTCGCTGATCGAAAGCCCCTGGTGGTTCTTCAGCAAAAAAACGGTACGTTGTTTAGGCGGAAGTGTATTGAGCGCTTCTCCAATCCGGCGCGAAAGTTCCCCCCTCATTGCTTCTTGGTCGGGAGACGGACCCGGATTGGCAATTTTCTCAAGTCCACTCCCTTTTTCTGTTTTCTCGTCCAGGGACTCCCAAGATACTCGCCCTTTACGGCGCCGGGAGTCAAGGCACAGATTAACCAGAATACGGTAAAACCAAGTATAAAAACTCGATCGCCGGTCGAAGCCTTTCAAGTGGCTGAAGGCCTGAAGAAACGCGTCTTGCGAAAGGTCCTTGGCCTCTTCGCGATCTCGGGTGAAGTCGAACGCGATCCGGTAAGCTTTTTGTTTATAGCGTTCCACCAACACCTCGAACGCCTCCCGCTCGCCCTGCTGGGCCGAAATTACCAACTCGTCGTCGCCGAACTCTTCAGGGCGCGTGCTTAGCATGAGCCGTTTCCGATCCAGTGTGGCGGTCGGGTAAAAGCCTGCTCGGCTTTCGGCTGAAGCGCCCGGCAATATTGCCATTGAAATCAGGGTTAGTCTCCCTCAACCCTTCTCTCAGGGCGCGCTCCGGTTCGAGCCGCTCCTGATAGAGTTTACGATCTTCCTCGAATTCATTCCAGTCCTCTCCGGTCCACCTTGCCCAATAGGTTAGACGCCAACTACACAGAAAGGTTTACCAGTAAAGACGGGGACATGGCGCCAAATCGGCGCTATTTTACCCCCAGGCAAGGCCCCGGCGAAGGGTACTGCAAAATCAGCTTGACAACAAAGGAGGTTGACTTTAGACTAAATTTCGTAACTTCACTCATAGGGCGATGGAACTCAATAATCTGGAAGAGCTTGAGGCGAAAATCAATCGATTGCTTGAAAAGCATGAAAGAATAAAGCGGGAAAAGGAGTCGGCCGAGAAGAAGTTGCAGCAAAGGGAGACCGAATGGCACCAGTTGAGGGGGCAGATTCGGCAATACGAGCGCGACCGCAGCGAGATGCGCGAGCGCCTGGAAAAGATTCTGGGCCATTTGGAACAACTGGATCTCCCTTGACCAGAAAAGAAGAGTCGAATGAAGAAGGCGATTGAAGTGGAGATCATGGGCGAGCGGGTGACACTGCGCACCGACGAAGATGAGGATCATGTTCGCAATGTTGCGGGGTATGTCGACCGAAAAATGCAAGAAATCATCAAAGGCACGCGGCCGACGGCGAAGTCCAGCATCGCCATGCTGGCCGCGCTCAACATTGCGGACGAATATCAGCGGCTTAAAGATCATCATGCCGAGATTTCACAGCGGGTCACCTTATTATTAAAAAGACTTACGACGAATTTAACTGAGGAGGGCTAAAACGGAGATGATCGTTTCCCCTGCGGTGTTCGTGATCATCTGAGGCAACTTAGAACCAACAAACAAAACAAGGAAGCCGTCTCTTGCCGTGTCGGTCAGGCCCCCTCCGAGGGGTAGACTCCAGCGGTAATATGGCGTCCACCTGGTTTCCAGGTTCAAGTTGATCGTTTGACACGGCACAGGCGGGGGAAACCAAAAGAATCGGACTCAGGGTGGTGAACGGGGTTTGGGGACTTAAGCGTTACGGGATCTAAGCCAGCGGCTTTCGCACAGTGAATACGATAGAAAATTCGGAAATTATCGATTACGCCTCGGAGTCTTCTATCAGAGGTTCTCCGAACATCGGTTACCTCTGGCGCCTTTGGGCTCCCTATCCGAGGAACGGCGGCGAAGACATTGGCGATTCGCCGCATAGATCAGCGACGTAGCGCTCGCCTCCCTTCCCCCTTCCTGCTCGCATTCGAGCAGGCTCCTTGCGCCGGCCCAGTTGGTGCACATGGGGGACACAAAAGGAATACTACGGGCACAGGCTGTTCATTTAAGAGAGCGGCTATCCGTTTCTGAGATCACTTCCAAGAGCCGGCTGATCCAACAGAGAGTCCTGCGGTTCCCTCCTTACCATCGGTCCCGAGCGGTGGCTTTGTATAGCCCGAGCGGCAATGAGGTCGCCACCGAGGACATCCGCGAGCACGCTCTAAAGGCGGGGAAAAAATTATTTTATCCCAAACTTGAGAGCGGGAACGACCTGCATCTGGTGCGGTTCGAAGAGTCGAAAAAAATGAAGCCGGGCCGGTATGGAATTCTCGAGCCGACAGGGGTGGAGAGGTTGGCTAAAAAAGATGAGGAGGGATTGATTGTTTTTGTTCCCGGTCTCGCGTTCGATATGCATGGGAATCGTCTGGGCAGAGGCAAGGGCTGGTACGACCGGGCGCTTGCGACGCTTGGGGAGCAGGCGAGGTTTATTGCGCTGGCATACGAGTTTCAGATCGTGGACGAGATTCCGACAGACAGTTGGGATCGCAAGGTTCATCACATCATTACCGAGAGGAGGGTTATCGACTGCGGTGATTTGCCATCCGATTCAGGGATGGGTTTCGTAATAAGGTGAAAAGGGGGTGTTGACTTTGGAAGTTAATCTATTGGCTGGAATCGTCGGGATATTGATAGGCGGCGGCTTGTTCCTGGCCTTTTCCTGGCTACGAAAGACGCAAGGACGCAGCGAGGTGGAGCAGGCGCGCACCACGGCGGCCCGAATCATCGAGGAAGCCAAGCGGGAGGCCGGCGCGATCAAGAAAGAGGCGGAGATTCAGGGAAAGGACCGCATCCTACAGGCCAAGACCGAATTTGAGAATGAAATCCGGGAGACGCGCCGCGAGATTCAGGCCCTTGAGAAAAGACTGGTCGGCAAGGAAGAGGGGCTCGACAAGAGAATCGAAGGCGCGGAGAGGCGTGAGAGCGAAGTGGCGCGAAGAGAGCAATCGCTCAAAGCTAAAGAAAAGAGCCTGGAAGAAAAGCAGGCCGAGTATGAACGCAAGGCGGACGAGGCCAAGCAACAGCTCGAGCACGTCGCGGGAATGACCCGGGAAGAGGCAAAGAGGAGCCTCATCGACCAGATGGTGGAAGAGGCCAAGCACGAGTCGGCCAAGCGCATCCGCGTGATCGAGGAAGAAGCCCGCGAAGAAGCGGTCCGCAAAGGGCAGAAGATCGTGGCGTTGGCCATCGAGAGATTGGCGGGCGATTTCGTCGCCGAACGTACCGTTACTGTGGTCCCGCTGCCGAGCGACGATCTGAAAGGAAGAATCATCGGCCGCGAGGGTCGCAATATTCGGGCGCTGGAGGCCGCTACGGGAATCGATTTGATCGTCGACGACACGCCGGAGTCGGTGA of the Candidatus Binatia bacterium genome contains:
- a CDS encoding DUF3106 domain-containing protein; translated protein: MKRLLVLYSLLLGLLMPMGSWAQERPLGRMSPSEKAELERNLQRWRNLSPEKQERLRKEWDYWRSLPQDRRETLKRRFEEFRELPPDERQQWRNKFQERRQFLPEDKRTLRERLREKDKRQRPRDNRDRY
- a CDS encoding zf-HC2 domain-containing protein, encoding MAERKELPPGACKDFEPDLVLYYYQDCAGAERQRVELHLESCARCRTFLEGLRSFLPATVEADEPAPAFWQSYSREMRAKLAAEDEKAGWRQALSFLFRPWPVPAMATALILVLALTFTKGWLPTGQNAKEPELAEMAENVDFLNSMDFLDSMALLEAVEGQETQSGETTPRSL
- a CDS encoding sigma-70 family RNA polymerase sigma factor; protein product: MLSTRPEEFGDDELVISAQQGEREAFEVLVERYKQKAYRIAFDFTRDREEAKDLSQDAFLQAFSHLKGFDRRSSFYTWFYRILVNLCLDSRRRKGRVSWESLDEKTEKGSGLEKIANPGPSPDQEAMRGELSRRIGEALNTLPPKQRTVFLLKNHQGLSISEIAAIMKSAEGTIKAHLHRAVMSLRERLTELA
- the zapB gene encoding cell division protein ZapB, with product MELNNLEELEAKINRLLEKHERIKREKESAEKKLQQRETEWHQLRGQIRQYERDRSEMRERLEKILGHLEQLDLP
- a CDS encoding cell division protein ZapA, with the protein product MKKAIEVEIMGERVTLRTDEDEDHVRNVAGYVDRKMQEIIKGTRPTAKSSIAMLAALNIADEYQRLKDHHAEISQRVTLLLKRLTTNLTEEG
- a CDS encoding 5-formyltetrahydrofolate cyclo-ligase; protein product: MGDTKGILRAQAVHLRERLSVSEITSKSRLIQQRVLRFPPYHRSRAVALYSPSGNEVATEDIREHALKAGKKLFYPKLESGNDLHLVRFEESKKMKPGRYGILEPTGVERLAKKDEEGLIVFVPGLAFDMHGNRLGRGKGWYDRALATLGEQARFIALAYEFQIVDEIPTDSWDRKVHHIITERRVIDCGDLPSDSGMGFVIR